The Elephas maximus indicus isolate mEleMax1 chromosome 17, mEleMax1 primary haplotype, whole genome shotgun sequence DNA segment ttttgagaatcaaagacctaagtctTTGCCCCTTTAAAAAACATGGACTAGGTTATTTATGCCTGATCATGTTGTTTTAGTTAATTGTCTTATTCTTATTATTTCTCAGTAATTCTAAATTACAGTTGTAACTTCTCTGACCCATGAGTTAAGGAGTGtatgattttaaattaaaatatgtaaatgaTCATAATTGTTGATTACAGCTTTGCTCTTGGTCTGAGCATTGTGTTATGTGTTCATAGCTTGTGACGGCCATGACTGAGCTTTTTGTCCATGGCCTGACACAATCAGGTTTGGGTAAAAGGTATCAATGAATCAGAACTGTGCTAACACAGTTGTGGAAGAAGGGATCAATATGAAAGAAATGTACCTAAATCCTAGTCTCAGGCTACTTAGAAATTGATTTACTTTCTAATTTATGTAGGTGAAAAGATGTAAAAACTCTTGTGAAGCTGCGTAAAATAGATGATTCATTAATCAAACGTAAACACGCATGGTAAATATTGGAATGCCAACAGAGAAAGTGACTTTATAGGTTAGGTCCAATATCTTTATTTGCTAATGAACAAGCTTGTATTTGGGGTCTTTTAAACCACTTGGCCAAGGCCACAAAGGAAATTTGTGGACTAAAAAGAGGTGTAAATCTTAGAAGGGTTGatgatatatgtacacacattagACAGTTTCTTCTGTGGTTTCAtataaaggaaattaaggaagacTTCTGTATCCTCCAAAATATCCCCTTGACATTCTAACCAAGGTCAGTGTCACAACTCAGAATTCACTCATTGTGTTTCGACAGAGGCTTCttaacatttaacttttaaatgcaaatattctTGGGGACTGTAACTTTTTAAAGGATTTTACTTCAGATGTCTGAGTCTTAATACATCCTAgctaggaaaaggaaaagaagttcAAATTGGGAAAATGATGCAATCGTGAAAGGTGAAATACAGTGGATAAAATGGCACAAGTTTCATGTGGTACTTGGCACAGGCTGTGCTCTGGAGTCAGGGAGCTGGTGCAGGTTAGCTCACGTGGTGCATCTTGTATGTTTTCCACACTAAAGCAGTGCTTTATTAAGCGTTTTATCTGGGCTTCCCTATCTCCCTTCCCTAGAAATCACATTGGGCCCTCGGGCATTTTATAGAAATAAGATAGCCCTTCTTTTGCTCAGAGACATGGAGTGCAAAGCAGAAATCTTCAGGAGACTTTTCCTCACTGTTTTTTTACAGCAGTACCTAGGACCATCAGGTTGAAAATGATGcagagggagatttatatcatCTATTGCACGACATACCATTCTTGAGTTTTTATTTCTTGGTCAATATTCCCCTGCCTAATCAATAATTTTTGATGTCTGTCTTCTCAGAAATCAATACCTGCTTCTTaaacctatttttaaaaacagcCCTGAGAGGTTAATTGGCACACACAGGGCCATAGGTGAGTCATTCACCAAGCCCTACCTAAAAAACCTAGAACTATGACTTAGTACCCCATGTTTGCCAATAAAAAAGTACTTCCTCTCAAAGAAAATACAACTTACTGTTTATGGGAACTTCTGCAACCTGGCTTTTTCTTAAACCTGTATCAGCATTATTATGAAATTTATTTGGGTGTTATAAACTCCTCAATCCTTAGAGAAACAgaaaatggtttattttattgAGGCATTGAACATAAGTGAAGAAAGTAACctattttctgttgtttaaaacaggaaattctcatggaattggCTTATAACTGGGGCTTGGCATGTGTTCCTACTAGTTCAAGAATACTTACCGAATGTTTGACTGTATAGTCCTGAATCTGCATACTTTCAATCAGGGGACTACTTCAAATATTAGAATCAAATTTAGAATAAGAAAGATAAAAGTCCTCTTGGGATGTCTAAGGTTGGTAGGAGGATTGCAAGTACAGCTGCATATTTCTGCTTGATAGTAGTTTGGCTTTTTATTCTCAGTGGTGATCCTGTTCTTGTTTTGTGTAAAACGTTAATGGTCAGGTTCCGATTCAATGGgtcttaaaaaaaagtcaaaattctGCATTTGTAACAAGCTCTCAGGTGGTCGCCGTGAGTCgaaatcgagttgatggcaacgggtttcgtttggtttttggtttgctcaGGTGGTGCCCTGTTCTGAAATAGCATTAACTTGAAGCTTGTTACAAGATGGTTCTCAACTCATCTATATGCCTGAAGTGactggaaatatttaaaaaaataccaatTGGAATCTGAGGACGGGACCCAgactttaacattttttaaagctttgagGAGATGTTAATTGTCTGTGACAGTTGGAAATCATTTGTATTTGAAGTTCAATCATTCTTCAAAACCCAAGCTATGTCTCCTCCTTATCAGCCTTTCCTTGGTAAAGTCTTCCCTGTTGACTCCATTCTTCACTTCACCGCTACTTTCCTGTATCTACAACACTTTCCGATGTAAGTCACAAGACGTGTCTTTATTTTTATGCACTCACTACTTATTTCAATGTAGTAGCTGTGTGTCCCCCAATAAAACACTCTGGGAATGTAAGGTCTTGAGTACCTCTGCAATAAGTGTAGAGTGTTTCATTATTACTTGAACAGACTGAGTtcgtatttataaaaaaaaaaaaaaaaatttaaatccatTAGCAGTaagtaatatttgaaaaatagtttagaAATTGCTTTTActctttctcatttttgtttcatagcaaccttatctgttaccagttgccatggagtcagcttgGATGCTGTGATATGGTGAAGAGGTTTTGCCTGTGAGAAGGCCATGGGTTTGGGGAACAAAAAGGTGAAATGTGGATTAAATTGCGTTCCCCCTAAATATGTTTTGGACCCTCAtttctatacctgtgaatgtaatataatataatgtaatctccttccctaatgcaatctaatgttatGTGAGTGAGGCCATATTGAGGCTTACAGACTCTGGGCACCATTACCAACCCATCTCCCCTTTTAACTCCAGATGATTTGTAGACATTCGGCCAACTTCCTGCCCAAGGTAAGAAAAACCAGAGGCTGGGGTCCCAGAGCATAGAGCCAGTTAAGACCAGATCTGGCCAGCCTGACATGCGCAGAGTCATCAACACATCCTCTGGGTGACCCTGGAACTTTTTTCCTACTCAATAGAACCTAATTGTAGTGGCCCAAGATTGAGGAAAGACTTTCAGAAGTAAGTAGTCTGAGCCTAAGATCCGGCTCGAGGGACCCCCCAGGCTCAGGTGATGGAACGGCCCCTGGAACATATTTTTGGGCCAGATCAATCAACAACCTTGCTCCTTCCTGCTAGGACCCTTCCTCAGTTTTTCCCCCTAATAAAAGCCGTTTCAGCTATTGTTCGAGGAGCCATCTTGGCCATGAAAGTcctggtgtgctcctttgcttggccaaccaaataaagctgcttcttttgctttcacCCGTTTCATGTCTCCCGTAGCCACACCGAGCAAAATCTGAGATCCCTGGTAACAATATCTGTGTAAGATATGTCTTAAATTGactcatttctgagttataaaaagagaagtttaCATCAACCATGCATCATTTTTATGGATGAAGTAGACGCTATTGGTGGTCGTCGTTTTTCTGGGGGTACTTCAGCTGATAGAGAGATTCAGAGAACCTTAATGGAGTTACTGAATCAAATGGATGGATTTGATACTCTGCATAGAGTTAAAATGATCATGGCTACAAACAGACCAGATACACTGGATCCTGCTTTGCTGCGTCCAGGAAGATTAGATAGAGAAATACACATTGATTTACCAAATGAACAAGCAAGATTAGATATATTGAAAATCCATGCAGGTCCCATTACAAAGCATGGTGAAATAGATTATGAAGCAATTGTGAAGCTTTCAGATGGCTTTAATGGTGCAGACATGAGAAACGTTTGCACTGAAGCAGGTATGTTTGCAATTCGGGCTGATCGTGATTTTGTAGTACAGGAGGACTTCATGAAAGCAGTTAGAAACGTGGCTGATTCTAAGAGGCTAGAGTCTAAACTGGACTACAAACCTGTATAATTTACTGTAAGGTTTTTGATGACTGCATGACAGACATTGGCTTAATGTAAAAATAAAGTTAAGGAAAATAATGTATGTATTGGTAATGAACTCATTAAAagtgtataaataaaaaaatgtatgaaTAACATCATTAAAATTAGTAATTCTGCGTTTAAGATCAGTACAGAAGAAATTTCTATGTTAATGTTGCATTTATTACAGCAGAAGCTAAAAAGGAAGAGTGTGTTGAAGCTTTTCATATTTGCTGTGTATTTTgtaaaacattgaaaaaaatgGTTTGGGATAGTAGTACAAGAGAATGTTTCTTATgacttattttatattatttgttttcttcatcctaaaaagttgaataaaatctgtttaatttggaaaaaaaaaaaaaagagaagtttagaCACGAAAACAAGAAAGCACAAACAGGGCAAGATAGATGCTGCATGAATATCAACAAAGAAGCCAAGATACACCAGGGCTACAGAggctgagacaaggacctttcccagggtgaacagagagagccttcctctggagtctgtgccctgaattccaacttctaggaGCCTAAACtttctgtttcagcagcactaggaaactaaggcagacACTAAGTACTTTTCACCATATATGTAAGCAAAGGGAGAGAAGAGATCATTTTTAAGTTTGGCATAGACAGTAAGCGCTAGAGCCAAGACTCAAAcacctgtttgttttttgtttcagaATGCTGTGTATGAGTGTGTTTCCCCCTATACATTATCCTCTTTAGATCATAGAAAAAACAAATACTGGGTATGGATTATGTGACCTCAGCGACTGAACACTTTTACATGCATtgactcatttaaaaaattgacaaGAGCCTGTAACTAGATAAACAACTTTGGCAACATAATTTATTAGAATCAATCAACCTGGACATTAGAACAAACACATGGTTATGCCAGAAGCCTCAAGTACTAGGTTGTGGAACAACATGAGTTTTAAAACATTGATGTGGAtgtcaaataaatatataaaaaatatatatatagcttcCTCAAATTCTAATTCTCCTTAACTCTGAATCACCCATTAGCAATAGTTTATACTTTTATAGGACTTAACATGTGCAAGGCCCTGAAAATAGGGATTTTACTTGTATTGATTCATGTTAATCTTCACAAAAGTTTTTTACAGTAGAACAGTCAATGCATCTGGTTTGCTAACCCACAGCAAAGCAAACcttttgtgagtgtgtgtctgcTGAGTCTGTCTAGGCCAGGCATGGCATCTTTGGAGGCAGAGAAATTGAAGGCCAGAGAAATGGCATCTCCTACAGCCTTCCACCGATCGTGCAACAAGGAAACAAAAGGCAAGCATAAACTTCTCTTACTGTGTTAAATTTTTGTGATTGAATTCTTCATAAAGATAACACTGAATCACCAATAAGTTAAACATTAAATAGTATTCTCTGttattccttgtctcttttactAATCACTCTACAACCACAATTATTAGAATACGTGGAATAttctatttttaaacaaatgtttagttttttttttttcacttacaacTTTTTATTGAAATGAGAACATAGGAAAGTACACATAAGTGTACAATTGGATGAATTTCACAAACAAAACACACTCATGTAGCCCCCACCCAAATTAAGAAATAGAACGTTACCAGCAAGCAAAaaacccccacccccatcccttgCTCTCTTGCAGCCATTATTAGCTCTTCACCAATGGTAACCACTATCCTGAAACTTAAGCACGTATTTAGCTTTGCCTGTGTTAGTAATTTATGTAAATATAATTATACACTATTAtgtgcctggagccctggtggcacacgagttaagagcttggctgctaaccaaaagttgggcagttcaaatccaccagctgatccttggaaaccctgtgggatagatcttctctgtcctataggcttgctgtgagcacaaccaactagacagcaagaGTATGTATGTGTTATGTCTATGTGTCATGTCTATGTGTTGTGTGCCCGCATTCTTTCAAGTAACATCATCGTGGTGAAATTCATCCTTCTTTGTAGGATGTAGCTATAGATgattcattctcattgctgtaATGTTtggtttaactttttaaaatattttaattatgaaataaCCTCAAACTTACACAAAAGATGTAATAATGTTCTCTCTGTATATCTATGTGTCTGCATTATATAATTTCTTCTGAATCATTTGAGAGTGGGTTGCAGATACAATCACCCTTTCCTGTTAAATTCCCCAGTGTATATTTCCTAAGAACAAGAACTTTCTCTTACTAAAGCATAATGATACACAGTCCTAATTAGGACATTTAACACACACATTACCTAATCTACAGTCCATATTCAGATTTCATCAGATGTTCAATCTGATTATTTGTTTTTCCTGGTTGGAAAACCAACCTAGAATCATATGTTGCATTTACTTATGTTGTTTTAGAGTCCTTTAAACTGGAAAAGTTCCTTAGCCTTtcttagtctttggttttctctcgctctctctctctctctatatatattgctttaggtgaaggattacagagcaaactagtttttcattaaacaattaatacagaaattgttttatgacattggttgcccactttaggacatgccaacactctcgtCTTCTTGACCTtcagttcctcatttccatttatccatctttcctgtcctccccctgccttctcatccttgcccctgggctggtatccccatttagtctcatatacatggttaaactatgtgtgctattgtttgttttacaggcctgcctgttaccagaataaggttcttgcctctcactggtcaagaatgggcaggtaaggcacgtagagttttccacacgagcaaagctttattgaagaagcTTGCAAgaggagacgaggagggcctacaGCAACACTTAcccccgtctcacagaacaaaagacaggctgggtttttaaaatttcttgagtgggaaaagattcatgtttattcacagacaCAGGTGGGGATATCTTGACAAAGGTGCATGtgtagcagctttccaagatggccctCGTCCCGGAGGACTTACTGTGGGGAGTTGTGCCTGCGCAGTCTCCCGGCTGCTGCTGCGACCCCTCagtgcccctggtggaaggtcacacagcggtcacaggtggatgttctgtgcatgtccctggggctggttttctctggctgtttctgaaagacaactttaaagaagtttgtgggctattttgtGATACACTGTCCCATTGTTCTGGAAAATGGCTTTGTTTTTGTGCCctagcccatttcttgttactttgtttgcagatttggggggccctctgttctctgtcttaataAGTCCCTAGGTTCCATACCCAACCCTCTATTACCTCACTTATATTATAGCCtatctctcttttacttgcttctcctctaaccacaccagtctcttcgctattcCTCAAACAGTCaccctccaatctcagggcctttgctccctgtcttataatctttggttgaagggtgaacctcagcagtgacttcagtactgagttgaaaggatGTACAAGGACCATTCGACTGGGGtttctctgtcagtccagtatgtctggtcttttcttgtgagtttgaattttgtactacatttttctccagctctgtcagggatcctctattgtgatccctgtcagagcagtttgtggtggtagctgggcaccatctagttgtgctggactcagtctggttcgggctgttgtagttgtggtccattagtcctttggtctaagCTTTCCcatgtgtgtttggttttcttcattctgccttgctccaaatggggtatgaccagtggagtatcttagatggccactcacaagctgttaacacctcagacactactcacaacAGTAGgacgtggaacattttctttataacctatattatgccaatagagctaggtgtcccctgagaccatggtccccagccctcagtgcaGTAActaggtccctcagggagtttggatacgcctatgaagcttctatgattttgccttggtcacgttgtgctgacttccccagtattgtgtactgtcttacccgtcaccaaatttatcacttatctattgtctacttagtgtttttccctccctacctctctcctcccttgtaaccatcaaagattgtttctttctatgtgtaaaccttttcatgagtttttttttttaaataacttttattaagcttcaagtgaacgtttacaaatccaatcagtctgtcacatataagtttacatacatctcactccctactcccacttgctctccccctcttgactcagccctttcagtctctcctttcttgacaattttgccggcttccctctctctctatcctcccatcccccctccagataagagttgccaacacaatctcaagtgtccacctgatataattagctcactcttcatcagcgtctctctcccacccgctgaccagtccctttcatgtctgctgagttgtcttcggggatggatcctgtcctgtgccaacagaaggtctggggagcatggccgccgggattcctccagtctcagtcagaccattaagtttggtctttttatgagaatttggggtctgcatcccactgatctcctgctccctcaggggtcctctgctgtgctccctgtcagggcagtcatcgattgtggccgggcgccaactagttcttctggtctcaggatgatgtaggtctctggttcatgtggccctttctgtctcttgggctcttagttgtcgtgtggcgttggtgttcttcattttcctttgctccaggtgggttgagaccaattgctgcatcttagatggccgcttgttagcatttaagaccccagatgccacatttcaaagtgggatgcagaatgttttcataagagaattattttgccaattgacttagaagtccccgcaaaccatgttccccagacccctgcacttgctccgctgacctttgaagcattcattttatcccggaaacttctttgcttttggtcc contains these protein-coding regions:
- the LOC126060272 gene encoding 26S proteasome regulatory subunit 10B-like is translated as MSPPYQPFLGKVFPVDSILHFTATFLYLQHFPIYKKRSLHQPCIIFMDEVDAIGGRRFSGGTSADREIQRTLMELLNQMDGFDTLHRVKMIMATNRPDTLDPALLRPGRLDREIHIDLPNEQARLDILKIHAGPITKHGEIDYEAIVKLSDGFNGADMRNVCTEAGMFAIRADRDFVVQEDFMKAVRNVADSKRLESKLDYKPV